Proteins encoded by one window of Erwinia pyrifoliae DSM 12163:
- the araD gene encoding L-ribulose-5-phosphate 4-epimerase: MLEHLKQQTLEANLALPRHGLVTFTWGNVSAIDRQQGLMVIKPSGVSYEVMQRDDMVVVELESGEVIEGNKRPSSDTATHRALYLAWPEIGGVVHTHSRHATIWAQAGKDLPAWGTTHADDFFGHIPCTRQMRNEEIIANYEWQTGQVIIETLKQRGIDPLAVPAVLVNCHGPFAWGRSAQEAVHSAVVLEEVAYMGIFCQQLAPGLPAIDQALLDKHYQRKHGKNAWYGQDSSLQSG, encoded by the coding sequence ATGCTGGAACACTTAAAACAGCAGACGCTGGAAGCCAATCTGGCTCTACCGCGCCACGGTCTTGTCACCTTCACCTGGGGCAATGTGAGTGCGATAGATCGCCAGCAAGGGTTAATGGTGATTAAACCTTCCGGTGTGAGTTACGAGGTGATGCAGCGCGACGATATGGTGGTCGTCGAGCTGGAGAGCGGGGAGGTGATTGAAGGAAATAAACGGCCTTCCTCAGACACGGCGACGCATCGCGCGCTCTACCTTGCATGGCCTGAAATTGGCGGCGTTGTGCATACCCATTCGCGTCATGCCACTATCTGGGCTCAGGCTGGCAAAGATCTTCCGGCCTGGGGCACCACGCACGCTGATGATTTCTTTGGTCACATCCCCTGTACGCGTCAGATGCGTAATGAGGAGATCATCGCAAATTATGAATGGCAAACCGGGCAGGTTATTATTGAAACGTTAAAACAGCGAGGCATCGACCCGCTGGCAGTCCCGGCGGTTTTAGTCAATTGCCACGGCCCTTTTGCCTGGGGGCGTAGTGCGCAGGAAGCCGTTCACAGTGCGGTGGTTTTGGAAGAAGTGGCCTATATGGGAATTTTCTGTCAGCAATTAGCGCCTGGCCTGCCGGCCATCGATCAGGCCTTATTGGATAAACACTATCAACGTAAACATGGCAAAAACGCATGGTATGGTCAGGATTCATCACTTCAATCAGGCTGA
- the osmB gene encoding osmotically-inducible lipoprotein OsmB, translating to MSVTAKRIVAAMLAATLVISLNACSNWSKRDRNTAIGAGAGAVAGSVLSNGSGWGTLGGAAVGGIIGHQVH from the coding sequence ATGTCAGTCACTGCTAAACGCATTGTCGCCGCCATGCTGGCTGCCACCTTAGTTATCTCACTAAACGCGTGCTCTAACTGGTCCAAACGCGATCGTAACACGGCGATTGGAGCAGGCGCGGGCGCTGTTGCCGGCTCGGTTTTATCAAACGGTAGCGGTTGGGGAACGCTTGGCGGCGCCGCCGTTGGTGGCATCATCGGGCATCAGGTCCACTAA